A window of the Serinus canaria isolate serCan28SL12 chromosome 27, serCan2020, whole genome shotgun sequence genome harbors these coding sequences:
- the LOC103821636 gene encoding feather keratin 1-like — translation MSLLENYCPHAVTVGLGQHRSTIKAVPSPHSLIHSSPAHSLLRNKVHLQPQTMSCYTRCQPCQPCGPTPLGSSCNEPCVRQCQDSHVAIQPSPVVVTLPGPILSSFPQNTAVGSSTSAAVGNILSSQGVPISSGGFGLSGLGSGLCGRRCFPC, via the exons ATGAGTCTGTTGGAAAATTACTGTCCTCATGCAGTGACTGTGGGCCTGGGGCAGCACAGAAGCACTATAAAAGCTGTTCCATCTCCTCATTCTCTCATCCACTCCTCTCCTGCACACAGTCTCCTTAGGAACAAG gtgcacctgcagccccaaaCCATGTCCTGCTACAcccggtgccagccctgccagccctgtggcccCACCccgctgggcagcagctgcaatgagccctgtgtcaggcagtgccaggactcCCACGTGGCCATCCAGCCCTCACCTGTGgtggtgaccctgcctgggcccatcctcagctccttcccacagaacACCGCCGTGGgatcctccacctctgctgctgttggcaacatcctcagctctcagggagtgcccatcagctctgggggctttggCCTCTCTGGCCTGGGCAGTGGCCTCTGTGGCAGGAGGTGCTTCCCCTGCTAA
- the LOC108963001 gene encoding feather keratin 1-like: MSCFTRCQPCQPCGPTPLGSSCNEPCVRQCQDSTVFIQPSPVVVTLPGPILSSFPQNTAVGSSTSAAVGSILSSQGVPISSGGFGLSGLGSGLCGTRSLPC, from the coding sequence atgtcctgcttcacccggtgccagccctgccagccctgtggcccCACCccgctgggcagcagctgcaatgagccctgtgtcaggcagtgccaggactcCACCGTGTTCATCCAGCCCTCACCTGTGGTGGTGACCCTGCCTggccccatcctcagctccttcccacagaacACCGCCGTGGgatcctccacctctgctgctgttggcagcatcctcagctctcagggagtgcccatcagctctgggggctttggcctctctggcctgggcagtggcctctgtggcaccaggagcctcccctgctga
- the LOC103821640 gene encoding feather keratin 1-like, whose product MSCFTRCQPCQPCGPTPLGSSCNEPCVRQCQDSTVFIQPSPVVVTLPGPILSSFPQNTAVGSSTSAAVGSILSSQGVPISSGGFGLSGLGSGLCGTRSLPC is encoded by the coding sequence ATGTCCTGCTTCAcccggtgccagccctgccagccctgtggcccCACCccgctgggcagcagctgcaatgagccctgtgtcaggcagtgccaggactcCACCGTGTTCATCCAGCCCTCACCTGTGgtggtgaccctgcctgggcccatcctcagctccttcccacagaacACCGCCGTGGgatcctccacctctgctgctgttggcagcatcctcagctctcagggagtgcccatcagctctgggggctttggcctctctggcctgggcagtggcctctgtggcaccaggagcctcccctgctga
- the LOC115484470 gene encoding feather keratin 1-like isoform X6 yields MSCFTRCQPCQPCGPTPLGSSCNEPCVRQCQDSHVAIQPSPVVVTLPGPILSSFPQNTAVGSSTSAAVGSILSSQGVPISSGGFGLSGLGSGLCGTRSLPC; encoded by the coding sequence atgtcctgcttcacccggtgccagccctgccagccctgtggcccCACCccgctgggcagcagctgcaatgagccctgtgtcaggcagtgccaggactcCCACGTGGCCATCCAGCCCTCACCTGTGgtggtgaccctgcctgggcccatcctcagctccttcccacagaacACCGCCGTGGgatcctccacctctgctgctgttggcagcatcctcagctctcagggagtgcccatcagctctgggggctttggcctctctggcctgggcagtggcctctgtggcaccaggagcctcccctgctga